The following proteins are encoded in a genomic region of Methanomicrobia archaeon:
- a CDS encoding DUF692 family protein, which translates to MKYGVIIQYYLFSFWLETSDNINCNFLLDLAHMIISAHNFGMDVIDFVEKMGINRVYEVHVNLPQYKNEEWYAINEPFYYSDEAKRILEHIVEKKKAKVLNIECDREIILQVNALIRGLR; encoded by the coding sequence TTGAAATATGGTGTAATAATCCAGTATTATCTCTTTTCATTTTGGTTAGAAACATCAGATAACATAAATTGTAACTTTCTGCTGGACTTAGCACATATGATCATATCAGCGCATAACTTTGGCATGGATGTGATTGATTTTGTCGAGAAAATGGGCATTAATAGAGTGTATGAAGTGCACGTGAATTTACCACAGTATAAAAATGAGGAGTGGTATGCTATCAACGAGCCGTTCTATTACTCGGATGAAGCGAAGAGGATACTTGAACATATTGTTGAGAAGAAAAAAGCGAAAGTTTTAAATATAGAATGTGATAGAGAAATAATATTACAAGTAAATGCACTAATTAGGGGATTGCGATAA
- a CDS encoding 50S ribosomal protein L11 methyltransferase, whose product MKGNKIKSIKEYMESYGLEIELPDMKISLFEGVYPPKLDSFLLAKELLEVVKEGHRVLDVGTGSGILAILAAKKGASVVATDIHLPSVKCTEYNASLNDVKVDARTGDLFEPIKNGETFDIIVSNMTALPTPPDEQHDEYITRTVDAGPDGRKYLDPLISKIPKYLKDGGCFITQHSNFANIEMTKERLESFGFDVRLKIHEYQIGKASGKRVDYFINHLQKNCYPFIKDEKWFQRIGVFRCHYNELKEKGN is encoded by the coding sequence GTGAAAGGGAATAAGATAAAATCTATAAAAGAATATATGGAATCTTATGGTTTGGAAATAGAACTGCCAGACATGAAAATAAGTCTTTTTGAAGGGGTTTATCCCCCAAAATTAGATTCTTTTTTGCTGGCTAAAGAATTACTAGAAGTCGTTAAGGAAGGTCATAGGGTGCTTGATGTTGGTACTGGTTCTGGTATTCTCGCAATTTTAGCTGCTAAGAAAGGTGCTTCGGTGGTAGCGACTGATATACACCTCCCATCAGTTAAATGTACAGAGTATAATGCATCCCTAAATGATGTTAAAGTGGATGCGAGGACCGGGGACCTTTTTGAACCGATTAAAAACGGAGAAACTTTTGATATTATTGTGAGTAACATGACAGCACTTCCAACACCTCCAGATGAGCAACACGATGAATATATTACAAGAACTGTTGATGCTGGCCCTGATGGGAGGAAATATTTAGATCCTTTGATAAGCAAAATACCTAAATATCTTAAAGATGGTGGCTGCTTTATAACGCAACATTCTAATTTCGCTAACATTGAAATGACTAAAGAAAGGTTGGAGAGCTTTGGATTTGATGTGAGATTGAAAATACACGAATACCAGATCGGAAAAGCATCTGGTAAAAGAGTGGATTATTTTATCAATCATCTCCAAAAGAATTGCTATCCTTTCATAAAGGATGAAAAATGGTTTCAGAGAATAGGTGTATTTAGGTGTCATTACAATGAACTCAAAGAAAAAGGAAATTGA
- a CDS encoding PIG-L family deacetylase yields MRILAIGAHPDDVELGLGGCLARHVKRGDTVNVLIFSRGEGGVPDEALTEGGQIDEEENKTLKGKLREKETKDALAFLGVKEENIKIFGLPDANIDISRGTLEEVYQQVMRLQPNIIYTHYLEDDHLDHVRTSLITLHAARKAKTIIFYESPSTRTSFSPNYFVDISKYRAKKVEALKMHKTQVKKPYMDVDVIESNARFRGVQAKVEYAEAFVVYRVVIE; encoded by the coding sequence ATGCGAATCTTAGCTATCGGAGCACATCCAGACGATGTCGAATTGGGATTAGGTGGATGTTTAGCCAGGCACGTTAAGCGGGGCGATACTGTAAATGTTCTGATTTTTTCACGAGGCGAAGGAGGAGTTCCAGATGAGGCACTCACAGAGGGGGGACAAATAGACGAAGAAGAGAATAAAACCTTAAAAGGAAAATTACGGGAAAAAGAAACGAAAGATGCTTTGGCGTTCCTCGGTGTTAAAGAAGAAAACATAAAAATATTCGGACTGCCCGATGCAAATATTGACATTTCTAGAGGCACTCTCGAAGAGGTTTATCAACAGGTAATGAGACTGCAACCTAATATAATCTACACCCATTATTTAGAAGACGATCATTTGGATCACGTAAGAACGTCACTTATCACTTTACACGCAGCGCGAAAAGCAAAGACGATTATATTTTACGAATCACCTTCAACACGAACCTCTTTCTCACCTAATTATTTTGTCGATATTTCAAAGTATCGGGCGAAGAAGGTAGAAGCGTTGAAGATGCATAAAACACAGGTGAAGAAACCATATATGGATGTGGATGTGATAGAGTCAAATGCACGGTTCAGGGGGGTTCAAGCGAAAGTTGAGTATGCGGAGGCGTTTGTGGTGTATAGGGTGGTGATTGAATAA
- a CDS encoding glutaminyl-peptide cyclotransferase — translation MIVAVALVALLAGCVENEAPLPTSTPISTPMPTPTPNTPQVYRYKIVTTYPHDSKAFTQGLVFDNGFLYEGTGGRGESTVRKVELETGKVLKKYQLPRQYFGEGIALWNDTLIQLTYQSGVGFVYDTESFSLTRNFTYATEGWGLTHDGTHLILSDGTATLHFVDPETFEEVKRIEVNDNDTPVTHLNELEYIRGTVYANVWPTDRIVIIEPESGNVIGRIDLDGLLSDKDAYQPVGVLNGIAYDAANDRLFVTGKYWPKLFEIELEEVQGSA, via the coding sequence ATGATAGTCGCAGTAGCACTTGTAGCACTGCTTGCAGGATGCGTTGAGAACGAAGCGCCTTTGCCGACATCGACGCCGATATCGACACCGATGCCGACACCCACGCCGAATACTCCCCAGGTTTACCGCTACAAAATCGTCACTACCTACCCCCACGACTCCAAAGCCTTCACGCAGGGGTTGGTTTTTGATAACGGCTTCCTGTATGAAGGAACCGGTGGACGCGGCGAATCAACGGTGCGCAAAGTCGAATTGGAAACAGGGAAAGTCCTCAAGAAATACCAGTTGCCCCGCCAGTACTTTGGCGAGGGCATAGCCCTCTGGAACGATACGCTGATTCAACTGACCTATCAGTCGGGGGTTGGCTTCGTTTACGATACAGAGAGCTTCTCTTTAACGAGAAACTTCACCTACGCCACCGAAGGCTGGGGGCTCACCCATGACGGCACGCACCTGATCCTGAGTGACGGAACGGCAACGCTACATTTCGTGGACCCCGAGACATTTGAAGAGGTCAAACGCATCGAAGTCAATGATAACGATACACCTGTTACGCACCTCAACGAGCTTGAATATATCCGCGGGACAGTATACGCTAATGTTTGGCCAACAGACCGCATCGTGATTATCGAACCGGAGAGCGGCAACGTGATTGGTCGGATCGATCTCGACGGGCTTTTGAGCGATAAAGACGCCTATCAGCCTGTTGGTGTGCTTAACGGTATCGCTTACGATGCAGCGAATGACCGGCTCTTCGTTACCGGGAAATACTGGCCGAAACTGTTCGAGATCGAATTGGAGGAAGTTCAGGGGAGTGCGTGA
- a CDS encoding HEAT repeat domain-containing protein, protein MESKEDVERLKRILKTHKDSLARAKAVEALGTLGEPAVEPLLRALHDEHWDVRRRAAWELGNIGDPAVKPLIHALNDERWDVRRKAAWALGNIKAPRAIEPLIHALEDERADVREQAAWALGALRNLRAVEPLIQALTDKNAGVRREAARSLAVLTVINEARVKTKIQDHESTLDEQKRAAFQQCKKLYEQELEKARVKHE, encoded by the coding sequence ATGGAATCAAAAGAAGATGTTGAGCGCTTGAAGCGGATTTTAAAGACGCATAAAGATTCGCTTGCTCGGGCAAAGGCAGTTGAGGCTCTGGGGACTTTAGGCGAGCCCGCTGTTGAACCGCTCCTTCGTGCGTTACACGATGAGCACTGGGACGTCCGGCGAAGGGCAGCGTGGGAACTCGGTAATATCGGCGATCCTGCGGTAAAACCACTTATTCACGCGTTGAATGATGAACGCTGGGACGTTCGCCGGAAAGCGGCATGGGCGCTCGGTAACATCAAGGCTCCCCGGGCGATTGAGCCGTTAATTCACGCGTTAGAAGATGAACGCGCGGATGTTCGCGAGCAGGCAGCGTGGGCGCTTGGTGCTCTACGGAACCTCAGAGCGGTAGAACCTTTGATTCAGGCCTTGACGGATAAAAACGCAGGTGTTCGCCGCGAGGCTGCGCGATCGCTCGCCGTGTTAACCGTGATAAACGAAGCCCGTGTCAAAACGAAGATTCAGGACCACGAATCAACCTTAGACGAGCAGAAGCGCGCGGCATTCCAGCAATGCAAGAAGCTATACGAGCAGGAGCTCGAGAAAGCGCGTGTGAAACACGAGTAA
- a CDS encoding aldolase, which yields MEELIKYGRKIVAAGLAHSHFGNVSKRVGDQMLISTTGSMLDELEGQIVTVPVDPESPDELDVIASTEVNVHRAIYKETSALAILHGHSKYAVAMSMLYEPGEQIVPEDTESMYVLHEIPVVRGGVGSDELARNAANALRDHKGIIVQGHGTFARGATVDEAFVILSGIEHACMVKYLVDNANATKRISV from the coding sequence ATGGAGGAGCTAATAAAATACGGGCGGAAGATCGTGGCGGCGGGGCTTGCGCATTCGCATTTCGGCAATGTGAGCAAACGCGTGGGCGACCAGATGCTGATCAGCACGACGGGCAGCATGCTGGACGAGCTTGAAGGCCAGATTGTTACGGTCCCTGTCGATCCCGAATCGCCCGATGAGCTTGACGTGATCGCGTCGACTGAGGTGAATGTCCACCGTGCGATTTACAAAGAGACGTCCGCGCTTGCCATCCTCCACGGGCATTCGAAATACGCGGTGGCGATGTCCATGCTCTACGAGCCGGGCGAGCAGATCGTGCCGGAAGATACGGAAAGCATGTACGTGCTGCATGAGATACCGGTAGTCCGTGGCGGTGTGGGCTCGGACGAACTGGCGCGTAACGCGGCCAACGCGCTTCGTGACCATAAGGGCATTATCGTTCAGGGCCACGGCACGTTTGCACGCGGCGCAACGGTCGATGAAGCATTTGTCATTCTCAGCGGGATCGAACACGCCTGCATGGTTAAATATCTGGTTGATAATGCGAACGCAACAAAACGGATCAGCGTTTAG
- a CDS encoding acetylxylan esterase: MTDSRMVIRVLAIGCIIAALAGVILLSDTGQNWCVTPEGLLEYSLSTPDYELEELETADNYTLYEVRFTSRETEIEGLLRMPVAQSQQQVEVPSVVLLPGATVTKESEQGLATYLCSLGYASIALDQRNLGVIDIPGDLQVFMNGEEPTEHKMVYDALAAAAILRNQPGIDPNRVVYAGESNGARFAIIACALDPEARGVVAISTCGYGIDAAIASGRLTDPEMMRFYQSIDPETYLGEIPPRKFVMLHSINDTIIDYESAEQTFSKASEPKELHTVTCTTHGYCAAEMAEALKAELEGMVA; the protein is encoded by the coding sequence ATGACGGATTCTCGCATGGTGATTCGTGTGCTTGCCATTGGCTGTATCATTGCGGCACTCGCCGGCGTGATACTCCTTTCCGATACCGGGCAGAATTGGTGTGTAACCCCGGAGGGGCTGCTGGAATACTCTTTGAGTACGCCAGATTATGAACTTGAGGAACTCGAAACGGCGGACAACTACACGCTTTATGAAGTCCGATTCACCAGCCGTGAAACGGAGATTGAGGGACTGCTGCGAATGCCCGTGGCACAGTCGCAGCAGCAGGTGGAAGTTCCCAGTGTCGTGCTGCTTCCCGGTGCGACCGTAACGAAAGAAAGCGAGCAAGGGCTTGCAACGTATCTTTGCAGCCTCGGCTACGCGAGCATCGCTCTTGACCAGCGTAATCTTGGTGTTATAGATATACCGGGCGATTTACAGGTGTTTATGAACGGTGAAGAGCCGACCGAGCACAAGATGGTGTACGATGCACTCGCGGCGGCTGCGATCTTACGGAATCAGCCCGGGATCGACCCGAACCGTGTCGTATATGCGGGCGAGAGCAATGGAGCGCGATTTGCCATTATTGCCTGTGCGCTCGACCCCGAAGCACGGGGCGTGGTTGCCATTAGCACCTGCGGGTATGGCATAGATGCGGCAATTGCCTCAGGTAGACTAACCGATCCTGAAATGATGCGATTTTACCAATCGATCGATCCGGAAACGTATCTCGGTGAGATCCCACCGCGGAAGTTCGTGATGCTGCATTCCATAAACGATACCATCATCGATTACGAGAGTGCCGAGCAGACCTTTTCGAAAGCATCCGAGCCGAAGGAGTTGCATACCGTTACGTGCACTACGCACGGGTACTGCGCTGCGGAGATGGCTGAGGCGCTCAAAGCAGAGCTTGAGGGGATGGTTGCGTGA
- a CDS encoding DNA-directed RNA polymerase subunit L has product MATEERELEQEPKKVRIVERKDKEIRIEIDGEDHTLLAPLASKLLDNEQVDIATYTIEHTLRSNPVLFVKMKEGDPVEAIKSAVASLASDFEEFAQKYKAAIV; this is encoded by the coding sequence ATGGCGACAGAAGAACGCGAACTTGAACAAGAACCCAAGAAGGTACGAATAGTGGAGCGGAAGGATAAAGAGATACGGATAGAGATAGACGGGGAGGATCATACCCTTTTAGCGCCACTCGCGTCCAAGCTGCTCGATAATGAGCAGGTAGACATTGCAACCTACACCATCGAGCATACGCTGAGAAGCAACCCGGTATTGTTCGTGAAGATGAAGGAAGGGGATCCCGTGGAAGCGATAAAGTCCGCTGTCGCTTCACTAGCGTCTGATTTTGAGGAGTTTGCGCAGAAGTACAAAGCGGCAATAGTCTAG
- a CDS encoding exosome complex RNA-binding protein Csl4 has protein sequence MENEKGFVVPGDFLGTSEEFTPGSGVYDEKGNIYATVTGGVNITDKRVIEVQPKVETPPTLKEGDVVLGRIEDIRDTIAVVNIACMKGHEERAIAASTQGVIHISNVKSGYVNELQHEFGYLDLVRARVIDAKALRLSTDGKDLGVIKAICVKCKGDLKRKGNTLACERCKRVEVRKMSEDYGKGLI, from the coding sequence ATGGAGAACGAAAAGGGATTTGTAGTGCCGGGTGATTTCTTGGGCACATCAGAAGAGTTCACGCCAGGCAGTGGTGTGTATGATGAGAAGGGGAATATATATGCTACAGTGACGGGAGGAGTTAATATAACGGATAAAAGGGTTATAGAGGTTCAACCAAAGGTGGAGACACCGCCAACGCTGAAAGAAGGCGATGTGGTATTGGGCCGGATCGAGGACATACGGGACACGATCGCGGTCGTTAATATCGCGTGCATGAAAGGTCATGAGGAGCGTGCAATTGCCGCTTCCACTCAAGGTGTTATCCACATCTCAAACGTAAAGAGCGGCTATGTGAACGAATTGCAGCACGAGTTCGGTTACCTTGACTTGGTGAGGGCGCGCGTGATAGACGCAAAGGCGTTGCGGCTGAGCACCGATGGGAAAGACTTAGGCGTGATAAAAGCGATTTGCGTGAAATGCAAAGGCGATCTGAAAAGGAAGGGGAATACGCTGGCATGTGAGCGCTGCAAGCGGGTAGAAGTACGGAAGATGTCTGAAGATTACGGTAAGGGATTGATATAA
- the ruvC gene encoding crossover junction endodeoxyribonuclease RuvC, translating to MRVIGIDPGTARTGWGVIEFSNCTLKAVTFGCIKTTTKQSGGERLKLIYEELLELIAETKPDEMAIEKIFFNTNVKTALSVGQARGVCILAAATMGMPIAEYNTTEVKNFMTGYGRAAKSDVANRVKELLQLEVMPKPDDVTDALAIAATHITQKLNLDLGGLGIQQ from the coding sequence ATGCGTGTAATAGGCATAGACCCGGGGACTGCGCGAACTGGCTGGGGTGTTATCGAGTTCAGTAACTGCACCTTAAAAGCAGTCACGTTCGGCTGTATCAAGACGACCACGAAGCAATCAGGCGGGGAACGATTAAAGCTGATTTATGAGGAGTTGCTCGAATTGATAGCGGAGACGAAGCCGGACGAAATGGCGATCGAGAAAATCTTCTTCAACACCAACGTGAAAACGGCCTTGAGCGTTGGCCAGGCGCGAGGTGTCTGCATCTTAGCTGCTGCCACCATGGGAATGCCGATAGCCGAGTACAATACTACCGAAGTGAAGAATTTTATGACCGGCTACGGCCGGGCGGCAAAGAGCGACGTAGCGAACAGAGTAAAGGAATTGCTTCAGTTAGAGGTAATGCCAAAGCCGGACGACGTCACCGACGCCCTCGCCATTGCCGCCACACATATAACACAGAAGTTGAATTTGGATTTGGGTGGGCTAGGCATTCAACAGTAA
- a CDS encoding nucleotide exchange factor GrpE produces MTKVPKKEPKREVGDEEVAEAQVEVPRAELERLKQELTAKTELTDEYLSRLTYLQADFENYKKMVARERERYEQCATEGLIKRLLPLIDTVEAALASAETCEDLKSFVTGIELIYKDLIDELSKEGLKPIKAVGEKFDPYKHEVVMAVMDTDHPEDTILEELEKGYMLGARVLRTSKVRISKTPPAPPNAE; encoded by the coding sequence TTGACAAAAGTACCGAAGAAGGAACCGAAGCGAGAGGTAGGAGATGAGGAGGTTGCAGAGGCCCAGGTAGAGGTCCCCCGCGCTGAATTAGAGCGATTGAAGCAAGAATTGACGGCGAAGACTGAGTTAACAGACGAGTATTTATCGCGACTGACATACCTCCAGGCGGATTTCGAGAATTACAAGAAGATGGTGGCTCGCGAGCGTGAGCGGTATGAGCAGTGCGCGACGGAGGGGTTAATAAAGCGCTTATTGCCGCTTATCGATACCGTTGAGGCGGCTCTTGCGTCTGCTGAGACGTGTGAGGATCTGAAGTCGTTCGTTACCGGAATTGAGCTAATCTATAAGGATTTAATAGACGAACTGAGCAAAGAGGGGTTGAAACCGATAAAAGCAGTTGGCGAGAAGTTTGACCCGTATAAGCACGAGGTAGTGATGGCGGTCATGGATACCGACCATCCGGAAGACACCATTCTGGAAGAGCTTGAGAAAGGCTATATGCTGGGTGCGAGAGTGCTACGGACCTCGAAAGTGCGGATTTCAAAAACGCCTCCCGCGCCTCCAAACGCGGAATAG
- a CDS encoding AAA family ATPase, whose protein sequence is MKIAVAGKGGVGKTTLAGTLARLFARDGQSVVAVDADPAMNLKFALGIEKNPPSISELKDLIFERTSAHTGSGIYKLNPKVSDIIGTYGAEGPDGVTLLVMGTIEKGGTGCTCPENAFLRALLRHVLFKESTVVLDMEAGIEHLGRGTAKGVDLMLTVVEPGMRSVETVARIKQLGEDIGITNIAAVLNKVTDPALVTGIETKLDELNLPLLGLIPYDPTLIRADLEGKAPLDVGGAAVEQIKAIKNKILSLA, encoded by the coding sequence ATGAAGATAGCAGTTGCGGGAAAAGGCGGTGTGGGTAAAACCACCCTTGCAGGCACGCTCGCTCGTCTCTTTGCGCGTGATGGGCAGAGCGTCGTGGCTGTGGACGCAGACCCTGCAATGAACTTGAAATTCGCACTGGGCATAGAAAAGAACCCGCCGTCGATCTCCGAACTCAAGGATCTCATTTTTGAACGCACCAGTGCGCATACCGGGTCAGGCATTTACAAATTGAACCCCAAAGTGAGCGATATCATCGGTACGTATGGTGCGGAGGGACCGGATGGCGTGACGTTGCTGGTAATGGGCACGATAGAGAAGGGCGGAACCGGCTGCACCTGCCCGGAAAACGCGTTCCTTCGCGCGTTGTTACGACACGTGCTCTTCAAGGAAAGCACGGTTGTACTGGACATGGAAGCGGGAATAGAGCATTTAGGGCGGGGCACTGCAAAAGGGGTCGACCTCATGCTGACCGTCGTGGAGCCGGGGATGCGATCCGTAGAGACTGTAGCCCGGATAAAACAGCTCGGTGAGGATATCGGTATCACTAACATCGCGGCGGTGCTCAACAAAGTTACGGATCCCGCGCTGGTAACCGGGATAGAAACGAAGCTGGATGAGCTGAACCTGCCGCTGCTGGGGCTTATCCCGTACGATCCGACCTTGATACGTGCAGATCTGGAGGGCAAAGCGCCTCTGGACGTGGGAGGTGCAGCGGTTGAGCAAATAAAAGCGATAAAGAATAAAATCCTGTCATTGGCCTAA
- a CDS encoding 30S ribosomal protein S14 yields MVKERTKRFGRGANTCRRCGRRRGLVRKHGIYLCRQCFREIASEIGFKKYN; encoded by the coding sequence ATGGTAAAAGAGAGGACAAAGCGATTTGGTAGAGGCGCGAACACGTGCAGGCGATGCGGTAGGAGGCGAGGTCTGGTTCGTAAACACGGGATCTATCTGTGCAGGCAGTGCTTCCGAGAGATAGCGAGTGAAATCGGATTTAAGAAGTATAATTAG
- a CDS encoding 30S ribosomal protein S8 has protein sequence MSLNDPLADALSHIKNTERVGKMECTIKPASKLIGNVLSVMKEGGYLAEFEFVEDGKAGFFKVKLGGKINDCNAIKPRFYVHMREFEEWEKRVLPARDFGMLIVTTSKGVMSHAKAIENGVGGQLLAFVY, from the coding sequence ATGTCGCTCAATGACCCGCTTGCAGATGCTCTTTCGCATATCAAGAATACAGAGAGAGTCGGAAAGATGGAATGTACGATCAAACCGGCCTCAAAGCTGATTGGCAACGTGCTGAGTGTAATGAAGGAAGGCGGCTATTTAGCCGAATTTGAATTTGTAGAGGACGGAAAGGCCGGATTCTTCAAGGTGAAGCTCGGCGGTAAGATAAACGATTGCAACGCGATAAAGCCGAGGTTTTACGTCCACATGAGGGAGTTTGAGGAATGGGAGAAGAGAGTTCTCCCGGCACGGGATTTCGGCATGCTCATCGTTACGACCTCTAAGGGCGTCATGTCGCACGCCAAAGCGATCGAGAACGGAGTTGGCGGCCAGTTGCTGGCTTTCGTTTATTAA
- a CDS encoding ExsB family transcriptional regulator, translating into MELTELKLEDLNPEAFIEEQVEEIKLVVGNSLAINALSGGVDSSTVTLLGHRALGDRLKTYFIENGIMREGEPERIVSLFRAMGILVEIVDAKQQFFDALKGLTDPEEKREAITQTFYKTVFGTLVKESGAHYLLQGTNFTDVEETVAGVKRQHNILAQLGIDTQAAFGYTVIEPVIQLRKPAVRVIGQALGLPEELYSRPPFPGPALAARVIGEVTPARVDVVRKATAIVEAELQNTGAFQYLAILHEDKVTGMREGKRDYGMQVEVRCWESTDAQTGTPTRLPYETLERLADRITTEVPGVVSVTYNITQKPPSTIEAV; encoded by the coding sequence ATGGAACTTACAGAGCTGAAACTCGAGGATTTGAATCCCGAAGCGTTTATAGAAGAGCAAGTAGAGGAGATTAAATTGGTCGTCGGCAACAGTTTGGCGATCAATGCGTTATCCGGTGGTGTTGACTCGTCTACGGTGACGCTGCTGGGTCACCGAGCGTTAGGCGATCGACTGAAGACCTATTTCATTGAGAATGGCATTATGAGAGAGGGCGAGCCGGAGCGGATCGTCTCGCTCTTTCGGGCGATGGGCATACTGGTAGAGATTGTGGATGCAAAGCAGCAGTTTTTCGATGCGCTCAAAGGCCTTACCGATCCCGAAGAGAAGCGCGAGGCGATTACGCAGACGTTTTACAAGACAGTCTTTGGTACGCTGGTGAAGGAGAGCGGCGCGCATTATCTGCTCCAGGGCACTAATTTTACGGACGTCGAAGAGACGGTTGCGGGCGTCAAACGGCAGCATAACATTCTCGCACAGTTAGGAATCGATACGCAAGCGGCATTCGGCTACACCGTTATTGAGCCCGTCATCCAGCTCAGAAAGCCTGCAGTACGAGTTATTGGGCAGGCGCTCGGGCTACCCGAAGAGCTTTACAGCAGACCGCCATTCCCAGGCCCCGCATTGGCCGCACGAGTCATTGGCGAGGTCACACCGGCACGCGTCGACGTGGTACGGAAAGCAACAGCGATCGTCGAAGCGGAATTGCAGAACACTGGAGCGTTCCAGTATTTAGCCATCCTGCACGAGGACAAAGTCACCGGCATGCGTGAGGGCAAGCGGGATTATGGCATGCAAGTCGAAGTACGATGCTGGGAGAGCACCGATGCGCAGACCGGAACACCGACAAGACTTCCATACGAGACGTTAGAGCGATTAGCCGATCGTATAACGACCGAAGTGCCCGGTGTGGTCAGTGTTACGTACAACATAACCCAGAAACCGCCATCAACGATCGAAGCGGTTTAA